The following proteins come from a genomic window of Triticum aestivum cultivar Chinese Spring chromosome 6A, IWGSC CS RefSeq v2.1, whole genome shotgun sequence:
- the LOC123128457 gene encoding protein PHOSPHATE-INDUCED 1 yields the protein MAFVCAKAVLLAAVMLASAAQLCMGARRRMELYRPDPADMLSYHNGAVLHGDIAVSVLWYGSFKPAQKAVILDFLLSLTAEPQAASPSVAQWWSTIDQQYLSPASAKSNGAGEKTRVLLADQLSDGACSMGKSLTLEQITALAATASPKKGGVAVVFTAQDVAVEGFGMGRCSLHGSDASSGTTHIWVGNPETQCPGACAWPFHQPAYGPQDAPLMAPNGDVGADAMVMNLASMLAGAATNPFGDGYYQGSSDAPLEAATACPGVFGNGAYPGYAGDLKVDQATGASYNCNGAHGRKYLLPALYDPSKSACGTLV from the coding sequence ATGGCATTCGTTTGTGCCAAGGCAGTGCTGCTCGCAGCGGTGATGCTTGCGAGCGCGGCACAGCTTTGCATGGGCGCGAGGCGCCGCATGGAGCTGTACCGGCCGGACCCGGCCGACATGCTCTCCTACCACAATGGCGCCGTGCTCCACGGCGACATCGCGGTGTCCGTCCTTTGGTACGGCAGCTTCAAGCCGGCGCAGAAGGCGGTGATCCTCGACTTCCTCCTCTCGCTCACCGCCGAGCCTCAGGCCGCCTCGCCGTCGGTCGCGCAGTGGTGGAGCACCATCGACCAGCAGTACCTCTCCCCCGCGAGCGCGAAGTCCAACGGCGCGGGCGAGAAGACTCGTGTCCTGCTCGCGGACCAGCTCTCCGACGGCGCGTGCTCCATGGGCAAGTCACTGACCCTTGAGCAGATCACCGCCCTGGCCGCGACGGCTAGCCCCAAGAAAGGCGGCGTCGCGGTGGTCTTCACGGCGCAGGACGTGGCAGTGGAGGGCTTCGGCATGGGCCGGTGCAGCCTGCACGGCTCCGACGCCAGCTCCGGCACGACCCACATCTGGGTCGGCAACCCGGAGACGCAGTGCCCCGGCGCGTGCGCGTGGCCCTTCCACCAGCCCGCCTACGGCCCCCAGGACGCGCCCCTAATGGCGCCCAACGGCGACGTCGGGGCGGACGCCATGGTCATGAACCTTGCGAGCATGCTCGCCGGCGCGGCGACCAACCCGTTCGGCGACGGGTATTACCAGGGCAGCAGCGACGCCCCGCTGGAGGCCGCCACCGCCTGCCCAGGAGTCTTCGGCAACGGCGCGTACCCTGGATACGCCGGCGACCTCAAAGTGGACCAGGCCACCGGGGCGAGCTACAATTGCAATGGCGCGCATGGCAGGAAGTACTTGCTTCCTGCGCTCTACGACCCTTCCAAGTCCGCCTGTGGCACTTTGGTCTAG
- the LOC123131009 gene encoding protein PHOSPHATE-INDUCED 1-like — protein sequence MATIALIVAMVLSLAQLSAGSRRLMELYVPPESDRLTYHQGGVLGGDIPVSILWYGKFTPAQRSIVADFVVSLNSAPNGAATPSVGQWWGTIEQLYLSKAAAANGHAGATHVLLAEQVTDEQCSLGTSLTLAQIDQLAASVGAKKGGIALVFTDEDVAVEGFCGSRCGRHGSSAGGDSTHIWVGNSVKQCPGQCAWPFAQPQYGPQGAPLVAPNGDVGMDGMVMVLATMVAGTVSNPYGDGYYQGPKGASLEACTACPGVYGSGAYPGYAGNLLVDPATGASYNANGANGRKYLLPALYDPATASCNTLV from the coding sequence ATGGCTACGATTGCTCTGATAGTGGCCATGGTGCTCAGCCTGGCGCAGCTCTCCGCCGGGAGCAGGAGGCTGATGGAGCTGTACGTGCCTCCGGAGAGCGACCGGCTCACGTACCACCAGGGCGGCGTGCTCGGCGGCGACATCCCCGTGTCCATCCTCTGGTACGGCAAGTTCACGCCCGCGCAAAGGTCCATCGTCGCCGACTTCGTCGTCTCGCTGAACTCCGCGCCCAACGGGGCCGCCACGCCCTCGGTCGGGCAGTGGTGGGGCACCATCGAGCAGCTCTACCTGTCGAAAGCCGCTGCCGCTAACGGCCACGCCGGTGCTACGCATGTGCTCCTCGCCGAGCAGGTGACCGACGAGCAGTGCTCCCTCGGCACGTCGCTAACCCTGGCCCAGATCGACCAGCTCGCCGCGAGCGTCGGCGCCAAGAAGGGCGGCATCGCGCTGGTGTTCACCGACGAGGACGTGGCCGTGGAGGGCTTCTGCGGCAGCCGGTGCGGCAGGCACGGGTCGTCCGCCGGCGGCGACTCCACGCACATCTGGGTGGGCAACTCCGTGAAGCAGTGCCCCGGGCAGTGCGCGTGGCCGTTCGCGCAGCCGCAGTACGGGCCGCAGGGCGCGCCACTGGTGGCGCCCAACGGCGACGTCGGGATGGACGGCATGGTGATGGTCCTCGCCACCATGGTGGCCGGCACCGTGAGCAACCCGTACGGGGACGGCTACTACCAGGGCCCCAAGGGCGCGTCCCTGGAGGCCTGCACGGCGTGCCCCGGCGTCTACGGCAGCGGCGCGTACCCGGGCTACGCCGGCAACCTGCTCGTCGACCCCGCCACCGGCGCCAGCTACAATGCCAACGGCGCCAACGGGAGGAAGTACCTGCTCCCGGCGTTGTACGACCCCGCCACGGCATCCTGCAACACGCTTGTCTAG